Genomic window (Molothrus ater isolate BHLD 08-10-18 breed brown headed cowbird chromosome 7, BPBGC_Mater_1.1, whole genome shotgun sequence):
TACTAATTCAAACAGCtctcttagaaaaaaaaactaattatGTCATTCAGAAttatatttcagaataaaaatgatACACTTTAACCCAGATAACAACCTACCCAAAAGAGAGCAAGTTTCAGCAAACAGTGACCAAGAAAGAGTGAACAGGGAAAGCCAGTGTAAGCCATGACTTTAAGCAATGGTCTTTGCCAGATTTCATTCCTGCTAGCATCAGAATTTTCTCCCAGAGAAGATTTAGGAGATAAAAAGGTAAATTGaacattgtttttcttcatctcatAAGGGCAGTTTTCTACAGTTCTtagcaacagaaaaaatatacatttccAGAACTTGCACAtatccaaaaagaaaaaggtggagAACAAAGAGGGAGAATAAAACCTAATAAAAGCTAGAACATGACTTTGTAGTAAACAATAGAATATAACGTGCAATAGTGCAATTTCTCCTTTGCTGCTCCAACAGGAAGCCTCGGCAGACAGTCCCGTGCATGTCAGCATCCCTCGGTGGGTGTCACACCCAGCTGCGAGCCTGCCGGCCACTGCTGGGCTTCGGGGCCGCCGCGCTGGGGCCGGGCTCGGCCCGCCCCTTCCCCGCCTGCCGCAGCTTCTGATCCCAGCGCTGCGGGGAAACGCACAGCAATTACCAGAGAGGCACAGGCATTACCAGAGAGGCACAGAAATAACCAGAGAGCTCGCAGAAATTACCAGAGAGGCACAGAAATTACCCGAGAGCTCGCAGAAATTACCAGAGAGGCACAGAAATAACCAGAGAGCTCGCAGAAATTACCCGAGAGCTCGCAGAAATTACCCGAGAGCTCGCAGAAATTACCCGAGAGCTCGCAGAAATTACCCGAGAGGCTACAGGGTCGCCCTGTTCTTCTAAAGCTTCTGATGTTTATATGtttgtaatgaactttctcacacgcttttctggaaataatgattgttttacattgttttctggaggaggagacatttgatggactgttggtttgtccagtgtcattggagaagtggcactgtcaccctccaatccactgtcgCTTTTGGACATCTATAAATGCTGGAGTCAGAATTAAACTGCCCTTCTTTTTACCTTGGACATTCCAGTGTCAGcgttgttttattttgtgtcctaGAGCAACACTACAGAAATTACCAGAGAGGCTACTGATCCACCTGCTCACAtgtttcacacagaaaatgtgctcacaaacagcagcaaaagctgctATTGCTGTTTCCACCATGTtaccctgtgctgggctcaaGGGTGCAATGAGAGCTTACTGGGAAAAGCCCCCATTTAAATGTTAAACATTTACAAGTTCCCATTTTAACAGGGAAACTGTTTCCTGgctttcctgcagcctctgggaatGAAGGGTCTGATCCAAGGCTTCAGCACAAGGGAGACTCACCTTcgaaataataaaatttaaatgaagcCACTCATGCGGTTTttgggggaggcaggaggaaaaaacagttAAGGGGTTTTtgttaattgaaaaaaaaatattttttatttttatttttgcaagcCATAGgaatcacagtaaaaaaaaaacataataaatataGTTTGTACAACTAACAAACCAACTAAATAAATATAGTTTGTACAACTGTTGATGctcttggaaagaaaatgatgaTGAGAAGTGGGTGGTGATGTGGCAGGGTCCTCAACACCCCCAGGCTGGGTGtgagggcagaggcagcaggtcACAGATAATAAGGAAGGAAGTGAGAAAGTGTGTTGcccaaaaaaattccaacaaaTAATGTTATCACCCAAGAGCTGAAACTGAACAGAAGTCAGCCCATGGCAGCAAAATGATATTTTGTCTGTGGCACTGGATTTCCCAGGGTTCTGCCAAATCAAACAACAACTTGAAATAAGATCCCTGTATCTTTCACTCCTGTAATCTCCACTGATGTGAGAAATAGGCacagaaaatcctgcttttatAAACACAACAGTATTTTCCTGCCAGTGACCCTCACACTGATGAACAAAGTGCTGAGTGGAAGACAAGACTGGTTTGCATAGGCACAAGCATTATGGCAAATGAATGGCTGAGAAATTGTGTCAAAATAGGAATATTCAGTGTAAAGTGACACTCCTGACAATGTCAAAACCACTGATACTTTGCAGTGCATCAAAACATAAAAAGATAATTCTTCCAGAACCTGGAAGGCATTAGAAAACATTTAAGTAAGAAAAAaccagaatatattttcatataaagagctggggttgctcagcctggagaagggttCAGGGAGGCCTTAGAGGACCTTCCAATACCTAAAGGGGCTACAGGAGAGATGGAGAAGGACTTTCTACAAGAGCAtggaatgacaggacaaggggtaatggcttTAAAGTGACAGAAATTAGATTAAATCAGATTAGATTAGATCagattatataaaatatagggaagaaattcttggctgtgaggatggtgaggtcCAGCAtaggtttcccagagaagctgtggctgccccgtccctggaagtgctcaaggccaggttgcatggggcttggagcagccaggtgtccctgcccatgactTAGTCTGAAAAACATTTGTAAAGCCCCCtggtctgtttgtttttttaaattcctatCACAACCCCAAACTAAGCAAGTATGTGTTGTGGAATGCACAGCTTGCCTACAGAGTTAAAAGTCCCCTACTATTTGCTTTTTTGAGACAGAGCTTTTGACTGCTGCTGCAATGGGATACTTCAGGGTAATTCAATGTATCCCTTTAATTTACTCAGCATGCAGTTCTAAgtaataaagcaaataaaacaccAAGTTAGCTTTTGATACATGATATTGATTAACTGGAGGCAGCATACgaattttcttcccttatttTGAAAGGACAGGTAGATGTTTTATGGCACCCACAACATTTGACTTCTGGTGAGGTATTTtcttacctttatttttttaccaaGACGTTCCTTCCACTTCTCAGCTATGGAGCCTTCCACCAAGAGTAACCTACACAACAGAGACAACTCCATCAAGAACCTACACAACCCAGCACACACAAAACTAAGagctctctgcctgcagggagcctTGCCCTCCCTGAATACCATGAAGGAGACCTACAGACACcaagttttccttccttttggcTCTGACTTTCAGCTTTATGGCAGGAGAACAGTCAAGGACAGCACAGGAGGAGTTACCTGGAGCGCTCCTCGTCCTCGTAGCCCATAATGATGTATTCCTCATTGGCACTGAGGGGTGGACACAGGCAGCCAGAATTGGTGTGGAGGTTTACAGTGTCCTTTGGAATGTTCACCAGGGAAGATTTCAGGATCTCCTTGACTTCCACTACTGCAGTGACATCGTGGCATTTAGTCTTCACCTCCTTCACTTTAGCCCGGATGACTGGGGAAAGCCACAAAGAGCATGGTTAGAAGCAGCAGATCAAGCAGGTCACTCCCAAGCTGTTCTTGGTGACCTCTGGCATTAGTCTTTTGCATGGTCCCTCATCAGAAGTTTAGCTGAACTCCTGCAATGTCTCTGCCTCCATCTCTTCACTACTTCACCCTCCACCAAGGAGGTCCAGGTAGCTCAGTGTGCCCCTTAATAATGGTCAGGAGCAGGACTTACATACCAGTTGGATTCATGTCCTGTTTAAGTTGCGCTCTGACtgacttccttccttccttcttcaccCTTCCCATGTTAAATAGATTAAATCTATTTCTTGTATGCTCTTCCCTGAGCTGGGACTGTTCCCTCTCTGACTACCTGCAGTACAGATGAGCAAACTTTATCACTCCGAACCTTACACAAAAAGGGACTGTGCATTAAAACTTCTCATATCACCACTTCTGCTGGATGACAGGCCCTTACCTTTTCTATTCTCTCCAGTGACCCAGAACTaatctgctctgctctttctgAACTTCAAATGCTCCTGATCTTGACCCAATGACCTCTCTAATTGTTTCCTCTCTTGGCCTCTCTTTTTGCCTCAAGTTGCACAGGAGGAAAGGTTGCCTTTCAGAGGCAAAGCTTTTCATTCTCTCAGGGTGACCAGTGAACTGATACCACATACAAATGCAAAGCCAACCCAGAGGTCGTGCTCTAGAGAATGCCACATCATTCAAAGAGTCCCTTTCCACATTATAAATGGGAGATAGCCCAAATTCCAAATGTCTCCTGCATGAAAAAGgtaacagagaagaaagaaaaccatgGACTTACACATCTCCTCCCCACAACAGCCATTAACCAGCATGTATTGCAGGCACATTAAATACAGCTGCCAGCAAACACCAACTTGTGCACCTAGTATGCACAGCTTACCCTGAGTGATTCCCTTTTTCAAAACCCTTTAAgatctcaaaataaaatattattttagtttGGAGATAtttcaaatgccttttaaaacccatttaatttcaaaagcttGAGAAAATGGACAGGAACATGCCCAATGACTCTGCCATATGCAGTTTCTGACTAGAAAATAGTaactctaatttttttttaaacaaattcaCCAAAACAACATACAACTGACTATTGACCAAGAAAGTGTTTGAATACAGTTGTAATTTTTAGCTTTTAACagcaaacaatttttaaaagaagattgTCTGACTCTGGCTTTATAAATGTGCAATCCTAATAAACATCATACAATCTTTACCATTTAAATAAAGCCTTAAAGCTGGCTGAACCTAAGGCTCTTCACCTGATTcatgggaaaaaaggaagtggTGCATATTGATAAAGCTTTATAAAATAAGGCCTTGTTACCCTTGTAAAATCATGGCTCAGGCCTGCAACTTTGGCTAAGTAGAAGAGCACTGTGGGAAAGTGACTCAGCTGAATTAGGggtagaaaaaaaagttatataaCCATGATGTGCTCACACTGTGGTGTATAGTGGTTGGTTGGATTATGTTTGTTATGGTTTAAAACTAATAAAGTTTTAACTTGAAGTTTGTAACTGATACATTAAGTTTGTAACTGATACAACTGATACATTAAGTTTATAACTGATACAACTGATACATTAAGTTCGTAACTGATAAAGGCTTAACTGCTTAACGAGTCCTGTTTTTTGCAATAAGGAAGGGCCCAATGTTCAGTGGCTTCTCTGGCCTAATTTGCTTCAAACAAGCAGTACGAAGGCAAACATGAGCCTGGAGCTGTGATATGCCTGAAGAGCAGGACATGTGCACTTTTACAGGTGTTACTGACAGCATAACACAGCTGGCAAGATGCTCATTGCTGCCTTTGACacaccaaaaggaaaagaacctCTCAGATCTCATGGAGAGCTAGTGGGCATGAAAGTTGCTACAAGCATGCCTTTCTGCAAAAGCTGAGGGTACTGGAAAtcacagaggcagctcaggcacagcaccccacaATGCCATTTTTGTTGCATCACTGTTCACGCCAGACAAGTACACAAACCCCAAATGCCTGCACTAAAACTGAAACAACAAAGATACCCTTGTACTAACATATCAAGCTAATCCCCTCCATCCTTCTAATTTGGAAACATTTCAGGCTACACCTTCCTCCTGCAATAAGCAACACTGGGTTACCAGCAGTAACAGTGAACTTTTTAGACTTTTTTAATGAGAAGTTGCCCTTCCTGCAGCCTTAGAAGaaagagctgggagctggcagtgcagctgctctcaCCATAGTTGTAGTTGTTACGTAGGTAGGTCTTCTGGGTAGCTTTCACAGGCTTGCACTTGCAGCGCtctacagaaacaaaaagctttgtttagaaagaaaaaaacatgtatTCAGTGACAATCTTCCCAAAGCCTGGAGCTCACACAGTGTGGGAATTGGATTCATAGAAAATAAAtccaataaataaatttgaTGGTTTTGCTCATTGACTGCTGCGTACACTGAAGTACAGAAGGTACTATTCTTAACATTATTACTATAATAATTAAtgtatataaatttattttgcaaagtTTTTAGCTAAGGTGTAAAACTTATCTTTTAAATAAGTCATCCAACCATGATCTATCACCTGGTTTAATTTGATCTGTTAAATCTTGCTAAGCCAAGAAACACTTACAgtgtattgtaattaggaaatagctGGCTTCTGATTAGTCccaggtaaaataaaataagactAAATTGCAAGACAAGAACACAGCCTCACATTTCCTTCAGTTTTAAGGCAGTATTGGcttattttatgaattttagaatgcattttatttgtCTAGTTCTATTTCTAAATTACTGACATGCCCATGTTCTTACTGAAGAACATCCTAGTCACCCtcatgctttttaaatttacatttaaaagaatTGTACCAAATGCTGCATTATTCCTAATCACTATTTAGAGATACAGAAACTAACACAAAAGTCATTTGATTGATGATGACGTGAATTATAACACCTGTActgtctcacccttctcatgagactgaaaagTTTTTAGAACACCTCTCAGTTACCCCATCTCTAAGTCAGAAAAGGGTTAAATCCAAAAACACCTAACAAAGATTCCACTGAACTGACTTGCTTATTACAGTGAAACACTAAAAACCACAGGGTATTCCTGGCCTGTTCTGCTGGGAGATGAGGAACTGTCCATGAGCCCTTAAATGATTTTTAGGAGAAAAACCTGAcatactgaaatttaaaaaagaaacaaacccaaaccacagcagaacAACAAAGACATACAGACTTTGAGTCTGGAGTGACAAAATGATCATTTAAAGCCAATTCAAGGCTCAGTCCTGAGCTTGCAGGTGCTGTAATTCCATCCTTGCAATGCTGCTCTCTCTTCTATGCTAGACTTAAGGAACGTCctccttttctgttccttttatCATACAGACCataacagagaaagaaaatactgtggGAGTGCATGACTGAACATTTTTTTGAATATTCTCAGGTCAATTGAGTAACCTGGGATATTCTGGCCAGCAAGCATTCATAGAGTATTTGGCATTGGCAGGGACCTTCAAAGGCCACCTAGTCCAACCCCCTTGCAAATAAgaagggacatcttcaactggATCAGGTTGCTGAGAGGTCCATCCAATCCACCATGAGGAATGGTGtaaattttccattattttattatggCCCAGAAGCCCaagtttaatgaaaaaagagaaattcttaGCCCTTGTGGCCAGAAGGACAGCCTtcaaaaaaacaacacaaatgaGCACTgtcagagcagcatttccaaaGGGGCAGATGCCAGACAGCTGGGAACTCTAAGAGAggtaaaaacattttcactaGTGCCCAGGGAATGCTAATGCTGAACTCCAGAGCCACAGTGGTGTTCATTAACACCACTGGTATTTCAGGGCTGGTTGTTCTACtgcaaatatttactttttattttataccaTAGTGTCTAAGTGTGGTTTGCTGGAGTAATTTCAAACAGCAGATCCCAGTATTACATGTGCATCTATTTTGACATTTGATTTGGCACAAATGGAAGTAGATTTAAGGCAGCTTATTTCTATGCACCATCATTCTAAGTATCAATGCATATAAGCTAGTGATTTAGTTAAATCTAACATGAAGAGTCTGAAAAAGAACTTTTATTTGATTATATAAGATccttgcatattaaaaaaaaataaaatcgaTGGAATCATTATTTTCCATTGGAAGAATTTTTGTagttgaaaatacaaaaatatacaggaaagaggaaaacatttcaaaagaaaagtatattaTTTCCTCTGGTTTCAAACACATCCTTGGGAATCTATATATAGAGCCCTACAGACTTTAACTTTTCTATGTGTTTGTGTTGAAATAACAAAAGCAGTGAAGGGAAGTGATTTTTGGCTTCCCTTCTGCCTTTATGAGCTCATGGATAGTGTAGGCCAAATGACAGCTGCCTTGGAGCAGAGAATAAAAGATGTGCTGCTGTGACCCACACTCACACAGGCACCTCAGCACTCGAGCCCAACAAGCAGCACACTGGAATGTTCTCCTGCCCTACAGAACTTTGCACTGGGACCcaggtaaaataaaatagacTAAATTGCAAGACAAGAACACAGCCTCacatttccttcagttttcaGGCAGTATTGgcttattttattaattttggaatatattttattagtCTAGATCTATTTCTAAATTATTGACATGCCCATGGACTTGTTGAAGAACCTCCAAGCCACCCtcatgctttttaaatttacatttaaaagaacTGTACAAAATGCTGCATTATTCCTAATCACTACTTAGAGATACACAAACAAACATAAAAGTCATTTGCCAAGGTCAGTTACAAAGGTAGAGCCAGAACCAAttcctctctcccagctcctggtaCAGTGATTTTCCAAGGAAGGCAAACGTTGACCTTCCCCCAGGGAGTGGAAACACCCACAAAAGGTGGCTATAAAAATGAACTGCATCACCTGATGCTGAGGGAAAATCCCATCCTACCTGACAGCCTCCTCAGAAGCTGCCAGGATTAGCAGAAGAGCTCTGAGACCACAACAATGGCATGTCCCAAACACAcagacaggcagcagaggctcCCACTGGCTTTGGCTGAGATCACAGCTAGCCATTAAATCTTCTTTTCAAGTAAATATAGGACTAAAAACTGCTCCAAGTCTCTGTCTTTGAAAACTTCACTCTGTAAATGCCAAAAGACATGGAGAGAATGGTTTTCCCCCCATGGATTGCTACCAAGAAACATCTGTGTCGTCTTAAATATACGTAAGATGGAAAACCTGGCTGTAATCCTGACCTGTGCAGGCACTCAAACCTGGCAAACACCTCCCAGATAAAGGAAGGCTAAGAAATAAACACTCTAGAAAATTTTCTAAGAGACTTGAGGAGCATGTGATGAAGCAGAAAACAATGGACTTCACTGCCTACAGAGGTAAAAAAGGtctcccaaaaaacccccatgcAGACTCAGAGGGAAGGTTTTGCCAGCAGACACTGACAGGGAAAAAAGGTGTCTCAAATGGGGATAAGCCATGAGTACTGCTCCCTGTGAccatgcacagcagcacaagcagtaAGATGCAGAAAGCACAAAGCTgagaatgggatttttttaaaaaaatgcatcaatTTGCTacttgcaaaacaaacaaacaaaaagtctCTACTTACAATGCCAAAACTACAAATTTACTTTACTGAACACATAAATAAAGCCATTTTGAGACATGCCCTTTTAGGTGGTCCAGCTGTGTTTGTCAGTTCAGACAGATGTAGCACATTGAACCAGAAATCAGGTATGTTCAGTAAAAGCAGAtattgcagcagcaatttttcTGTGCATCCTTACCCTATTTTgtagatgggatttttttaggtctggttttgctttcagcCATTGAAAAACATCACAACAGGAACAATATGACTGAAATTTTCCTCTTCCACTGCAGGGTCACTCACTGGAATTACATGCCTATGGACAGGCAGCAATAAAGATATGCCTCATAGTTTTGATTTAAGGTGATAGTGAGAGCAtacagctttgctttcctgctCAAAATGAAGCTTGTATGCTCTTTGTGCATGAAACTCCTATTTTCTCAATGACACACAATTGCAAGTGGCTTCAAGCTATGAAGATACTAACATTAGTAACAAATATCTTTAGCAAGTCCTCCAGATATGGTACCATGCCCAAGATAATTTAAAGCAAAGCCTGTTCAGGGGCTTGCTTTTATGAGGTTATTTAACTGTACCTGGGCTTTCTAGAGGGTATGCACTGTGatttaaagaacattttgcagaaatatAGCTGCTTTCACATTGGGACCTACTGACTTAAAATTTGAAACTGTATTATATAAACTGGGCATTACTAATATATTTTTGCAATTTGGCCACAGAGCTTAATGCTGAAATGATAACTATAGGTATCTAATGTCAGGTTCAACACCATTTAGGTGTTTATGTTGGTAAAGTGAACATCAGTGCACACTGTAGCTCATCAGCAcctctgcagaaggaaagaCATGCAGGTCAATGCTAGGGCTTCCAACTCTCAATTTCTTGACAAAGACCTAAGAGGAGAACTTTAGATGGAATCATAATAAAATTCAAGGAAATGTACAGTCATTGGCTTGCTTGAGCAAAAGATTCACATTCCTATAATTATTAGCCACCATCCTGGGCTTTGCTTCTTTGCATTGGCAAGTAGTGGTAATGCTCAAGGGgttttattcagttttattctgttctagcaaaaccaaaagcagcaataaaaagcAACAGGAGACTTGCTGGAATAAAACCAGCCTCAGAAGGTGCCAGAAGGTGCTCAGAAGGTGCCTCAACCTCCTCAGGCTAACAGGAGCATTGCCATTATCTACAAAGAGTACTGAACTTAAATTGAAAACTTTAAGGTCAAAATGAACCATTATCTTCACTggcttttcccagggaaaaatcaatttaatgATTACTCTTTCTGTTCAAGACAAAACTTCAAATAAGATCAGCACAGCCCTCCTGCTTTGATGGACATTTTGAGGCTGACCAAATCCCACCTGACCATGGAATGCAAAAGCAAAATCTACAGTACTCTCAGTCAACACTAAGTATTTAAGTATTTATCACTTAGTACCCCtcttaattaaatatttaaaagatttgaAAGTCTACAACTTATTACACAAttctataaaaattattatacagttttataaattattatacagttttataaaaatgtaCTTACCAATGCCAGCACCTCTACAGTTGCCATTATTAGAATCCATAGGGAAATCTGCCATGGATTtgcaaaatatgtaaaaaaaagttagtatttttaatattggaTTATTTTAGCACACATACATTacaatgttttctctttctctaatATTTAGTACGTGGAAACTTAATAATTTCACTAATAAACAATATTCTAGAGGTCAGTCCAGTAAAGCTGACACAATGTCTTACCCACATTTCACCTGAATCCAGCATATCACGTTAAATGCTGAAGCAGACTAAATATCCCATTTCCATTGCTACAGACTGGCAGGTTTCAGACAAGGGTTGACATTTATGCCATGAATTTTGATCACCTACAGAAAACACGTGTAGTGTTTGCATTTAATTAGATGATGAAGGAGAAATTactttgggggatttttttggttacTGAGGAAATCAAATCAACCAACCATAATCACACTGTCGAAGCAAAtgccaaaataaatgtttcagaCCTTCCCCTCAGTTTAAAAACACACTGATTACTCTGAAGGACAGATAAGGAACAGAAGTTTAAACAGGCACTCTGCCCAAAGAACTGCTTTCAGACACGTTCATAAATGGACTGTGTCCCAGATTGGTAAAATGCATAATTTCAAACCTATTTATTAAATCACACCATTCAGTGGGTTTATACGTATATTTAATCATGAAAAACAAGTATTATAATGCATATAACCTTCAATGAGCTAAggacaaaataaatgcaagagGAGCAAGAATTGGGAGAGAGGCAGGACACTTTATTAGAATGGAAcataaaatgggaaaacaaatgaGCTTTCAAGGATAAAACCCTTCTGTAATTTTACACACTTATTCATTTATGCTGCTCTTCCAATTCTGGAATCTGGTATCCTACAATCAACTTTTCTTAGATTCTTACATAGTCACAGAGGCaatcctgctgcctttgcaaTGTAGAACAAATCTAACAAAAGCTCCTCTCTTGCAGCCTGAGCTGTAAGGTTTTGGCTGTAAGACAGCCCAGGACACTCCTGATACTCAGTACTCATGATGGCTTTAGATGTGTGGATTAAACTATAAAGGCcggggtgtgtgtgtgtgtgtgtttatttatttatatgcttATATGTTCATATAATcactatatatttatataatcaCAAATTCTGTAATACCtgtttacaagaaaaataatatgaCTTAGCTAACCTTCTAATTTTGCCatccttcttaaaaaaaaaaaaaagaaattaaatctcCACTTAATGAATACTTATACTACTCAAAGCAACATAAAACTTCATTTATAAATGAGAATGCAGCTAAATCAGAGTCAGGGCAAgaataaagctgaaaaataacTAATTCCCTCACATAataattaactttaaaaaatttgaGACTTCAGGAATAATTATTCTAACCAACATAAAGAGCAAAGGGTAtagaaaacagcaaaggaaGATTCAATAGATGCTCTTTTATATTCAATATCCTGTTGCTAATAAAACATCAGATCCATTTTCTTG
Coding sequences:
- the FRZB gene encoding secreted frizzled-related protein 3; this translates as MRRGLPLLALAGLLLLGRPPAARGAACEPVRIPLCKPLPWNMTKMPNHLHHSTQANAVLAMEQFEGLLGTNCSPDLLFFLCAMYAPICTIDFQHEPIKPCKSVCERARAGCEPVLVRYSHAWPDSLACDELPVYDRGVCISPEAIVTAEGADFPMDSNNGNCRGAGIERCKCKPVKATQKTYLRNNYNYVIRAKVKEVKTKCHDVTAVVEVKEILKSSLVNIPKDTVNLHTNSGCLCPPLSANEEYIIMGYEDEERSRLLLVEGSIAEKWKERLGKKIKRWDQKLRQAGKGRAEPGPSAAAPKPSSGRQARSWV